One genomic region from Kineobactrum salinum encodes:
- a CDS encoding MFS transporter, whose protein sequence is MHRDGLAPKREIFGWAMFDFANQGYTLLIITVVFGDLFTRVVVGDGPDYRLGNLLWSIALACSYLMVVAANPVCGAIMDYSRSRKRFLFASYLLTVTATALLYFVEPGWIVPAMLLVIVSNFAYSMGEGFIASFLPELGPRRALGWISGLGWGLGYIGGLVATAFTLYFLGDVSLENYATIRWVGPFAGGFFLLAAIPTFVWLREYGEARPPLPVGALVRVGFARIAITWSELERFRDLRSLLLSVFFAMSGIYIIIAFSFIYGAQVIGWDEQVRILMFVTVQITAAVGAVGFGLLQGHLGARKTYIITLSLWIVAILAIWQTPVLTALAGRWLAVDWQAQYVFLVAGVLAGLSLGSSQSAARALVGALAPRSKAAEFFGFWGMAAKAAAVFGILGLGLLQWALGLADAILFCILLFVVAIVAVLPVNEARGATVADDWREQA, encoded by the coding sequence ATGCACAGGGACGGGCTGGCTCCCAAGCGGGAGATTTTCGGTTGGGCGATGTTCGATTTCGCCAATCAGGGCTACACGCTGCTGATCATCACCGTCGTGTTCGGGGATCTGTTCACCCGGGTGGTGGTCGGGGATGGCCCCGACTACCGGCTCGGCAACCTCCTGTGGAGCATCGCCCTGGCGTGCAGCTACCTGATGGTGGTGGCCGCCAACCCGGTCTGCGGCGCGATCATGGATTATTCCCGCAGCCGCAAGCGCTTCCTGTTTGCCAGCTACCTGCTCACGGTGACCGCCACCGCGCTGCTGTACTTTGTCGAGCCCGGCTGGATTGTTCCCGCCATGCTGCTGGTTATTGTGTCGAACTTTGCCTACTCCATGGGCGAGGGCTTCATCGCCAGCTTCCTGCCCGAGCTGGGACCGCGCCGGGCACTGGGCTGGATTTCCGGCCTGGGCTGGGGGCTGGGTTATATCGGCGGCCTGGTGGCGACCGCCTTCACCCTGTACTTCCTGGGCGATGTCTCGTTGGAGAACTACGCGACCATTCGCTGGGTGGGTCCGTTTGCTGGCGGTTTCTTTCTGCTGGCCGCGATTCCCACCTTTGTCTGGTTGCGGGAGTACGGTGAGGCGCGCCCGCCCTTGCCGGTCGGGGCGCTGGTGCGAGTGGGCTTTGCCAGGATCGCTATCACCTGGTCGGAGCTGGAACGCTTCCGCGACCTGCGCAGTTTGCTGTTGTCCGTGTTTTTTGCAATGTCGGGGATCTACATCATCATTGCCTTTTCGTTTATCTACGGAGCCCAGGTGATAGGCTGGGACGAGCAGGTGCGCATACTGATGTTTGTGACGGTGCAGATCACGGCTGCGGTCGGCGCGGTGGGCTTCGGCCTGCTGCAGGGCCATCTGGGGGCGCGCAAGACCTATATCATTACCCTGTCGCTGTGGATTGTCGCCATTCTGGCGATCTGGCAGACACCCGTGCTGACGGCGCTGGCAGGGCGGTGGCTGGCGGTCGACTGGCAGGCGCAATACGTATTCCTGGTGGCCGGTGTGCTCGCTGGCCTGAGTCTCGGCTCGTCCCAGTCGGCCGCGCGAGCCCTGGTGGGGGCGCTTGCGCCGCGCTCCAAGGCAGCCGAATTCTTTGGTTTCTGGGGCATGGCTGCGAAGGCTGCCGCGGTGTTCGGGATACTCGGCCTCGGGCTGCTGCAATGGGCGCTGGGGCTGGCCGATGCCATCCTGTTCTGCATACTGCTGTTTGTGGTGGCAATAGTGGCCGTGCTGCCGGTCAACGAGGCACGCGGAGCCACGGTCGCCGATGACTGGCGGGAACAGGCGTGA